The Fusobacteriaceae bacterium genomic sequence TGAGGAAAACGGCTCAAGTGGTGGAGATAATTCTAAAAGAGAAAAGCCAGGAGGTACATCATGCTGATACAGTTTAATTTTAAAAATTTCAAATCATTTAAAGATGGTGCTGTTCTTGACATGAGCGCCACCAAGATTTCGGAATATCCCTTGCACGTGGTTTCCGTTGGAAACGAAAAGATTTTGCCTGCCGCCGCCATATTCGGAGCCAACGCAAGCGGGAAATCAAACGTTATCGAAGCTTTTCGATACATGTCTGAGTATGTTGCGGCTTCATTTGAATTTGGAGGAGATTCGTCAAACGAAAAACCTGGTACGCGCTTTCCCAAGCCGACGCCGTTCTTATTCGAAGAAAGGAGCAGTAAAGCGGAATCTACATTTGAAGTTTATTTTTCAGATTCCGCAGAGACAGGCGAAAAGCTATACAATTACGGATTTTCGCTGACAAAGAACGGAATCGTCGAGGAATGGCTCAACTGCAAATCCAAAAGTTCGCGGGGGACATACAAAAGAATTTTTTACCGTGAAAATGATCAACTTGATTTGGTTGGTATTCCCAGGGCCAGTCAAAGCAATATCGAGGTAGCCTTGGAAAAAGAGGTGTTGGTCGTTTCCCTGGGATCGAAATTGAAAATCCCTGTGCTTAAGCAGATCCGGGATTGGTTTTTAAAAAATGAGTTTGCAAATTTTGGCGAGCCTTTTGAAATCTATATTCTCTCCCGCCAGCTACCTAAAAAGTTTATACAAGATAAAGCTGTCAGAGAGAAGGTCATAAAGTTTTTATCCGCTTTTGATGATTCCATCATTGACTTTAAAGTCGAAGCCGTCAAATCAAAAAATAGTCAAGAAGACAATCATGTTCGCGTTGATGCGGTCCACAAGATGATCGGCAACGATAAAACCGCGACGATCCCCCTCGGAGATGAATCCGCAGGTACGCTTAAACTGTTTTCCTTGTATCAGCTCTTGCAGGATGTACTGGAAAAAGGAAGTGTGCTGCTGATAGATGAATTGAATTCGAGAATTCATCCACTGTTAGCCAGAGCTTTTCTGATTACATTCCTGAATCCGGAAATCAATAAAAATAGAGCGCAACTGATTTTCACCACTCATGACGCCTGGCAAATAGATGGAAGCGGGTTGAGGAGGGATGAGATCTGGTTTACGGAAAAGAATGAAGAAGGCGTTTCAACCCTGTTTTCGTTGGCTGACTTTGTCGATGAAAGTGGAACCAAGATCCGAAAAGATGAAAATTATGAGAAGAATTATCTGCTCGGGAAATACGGGGCAATTCCCACATTAAGAAAATTTGATATGTTCGGGGG encodes the following:
- a CDS encoding ATP-binding protein; the protein is MLIQFNFKNFKSFKDGAVLDMSATKISEYPLHVVSVGNEKILPAAAIFGANASGKSNVIEAFRYMSEYVAASFEFGGDSSNEKPGTRFPKPTPFLFEERSSKAESTFEVYFSDSAETGEKLYNYGFSLTKNGIVEEWLNCKSKSSRGTYKRIFYRENDQLDLVGIPRASQSNIEVALEKEVLVVSLGSKLKIPVLKQIRDWFLKNEFANFGEPFEIYILSRQLPKKFIQDKAVREKVIKFLSAFDDSIIDFKVEAVKSKNSQEDNHVRVDAVHKMIGNDKTATIPLGDESAGTLKLFSLYQLLQDVLEKGSVLLIDELNSRIHPLLARAFLITFLNPEINKNRAQLIFTTHDAWQIDGSGLRRDEIWFTEKNEEGVSTLFSLADFVDESGTKIRKDENYEKNYLLGKYGAIPTLRKFDMFGGEGGNEE